In Flammeovirgaceae bacterium 311, one DNA window encodes the following:
- the rplL gene encoding 50S ribosomal protein L7/L12 (COG0222 Ribosomal protein L7/L12), with translation MADLKAFAEQLVNLTVKEVNELATILKDEYGIEPAAAAAPAAAAGGGAEAAAPAEKSEFDVVLKSAGAAKLAVVKLVKELTGLGLKEAKDVVDNAPKAIKEGIGKDEAEALKKQLEEAGAEVELK, from the coding sequence ATGGCAGATCTTAAAGCGTTTGCAGAGCAGCTAGTGAACCTAACCGTTAAAGAAGTTAACGAGTTAGCAACTATCCTTAAGGACGAGTATGGTATTGAGCCTGCTGCCGCCGCTGCTCCAGCAGCCGCAGCTGGTGGTGGTGCAGAAGCCGCCGCTCCTGCAGAGAAATCAGAATTCGACGTAGTGCTGAAATCAGCTGGCGCCGCTAAACTTGCAGTAGTTAAGCTTGTGAAAGAACTTACTGGTCTTGGTCTGAAAGAGGCGAAAGACGTAGTAGACAACGCTCCTAAAGCAATCAAAGAAGGCATCGGTAAAGACGAAGCTGAAGCTCTTAAAAAACAACTTGAAGAAGCCGGAGCTGAAGTAGAACTGAAGTAA
- a CDS encoding 50S ribosomal protein L10 (COG0244 Ribosomal protein L10), translating into MNREEKAQIIEDLQEKFRNNMHFYITDATGMTVAEVNALRRQCFQSGLEYRVIKNTFIAKALEGLDADFSGLNEKVLKGFSGVLFSKENGNAPAKLIQDFQKKNSKKLTFKGASIDSDLFIGAEQLEMLTKLKSKQELIGEIIGLLNSPVQNVLGALNSGKHIIAGVVKTLQEKQQSE; encoded by the coding sequence ATGAACAGAGAAGAAAAAGCACAGATCATTGAGGATCTGCAGGAAAAATTCCGCAATAACATGCACTTCTACATTACAGATGCTACCGGCATGACTGTAGCAGAAGTGAATGCGCTGCGTCGCCAGTGCTTCCAGAGCGGACTCGAGTACCGGGTCATCAAAAATACATTTATTGCGAAAGCACTGGAAGGATTAGACGCCGACTTCTCCGGGCTGAATGAGAAGGTTCTGAAAGGTTTCTCAGGCGTACTGTTCTCAAAAGAGAATGGTAATGCTCCTGCAAAACTAATTCAGGATTTCCAGAAAAAGAACAGCAAAAAACTCACATTTAAAGGGGCTTCCATCGATTCCGATCTCTTTATAGGTGCAGAACAGCTGGAAATGCTGACTAAGCTTAAATCTAAACAAGAGCTTATCGGCGAAATTATCGGGTTACTTAACTCACCTGTACAAAATGTACTTGGAGCCCTTAACAGTGGCAAGCACATTATCGCAGGTGTGGTAAAAACTCTTCAAGAAAAACAACAATCAGAATAA
- the rplA gene encoding 50S ribosomal protein L1 (COG0081 Ribosomal protein L1): MAKLSKNKKAALGKLDRQKEYSLEEAAQLVKEITFTKFDASVDIDVRLGVDPRKADQMVRGVVSLPHGTGKEVRVLALVTPDKEAEAKEAGADFVGLDEYISKIEGGWTDVDVIITMPTVMAKVGKLGRVLGPRGLMPNPKSGTVTMDVAKAVKEVKQGKIDFKVDKTGIIHASIGKVSFTPDKIVENAREMLNTISRLKPSSAKGTYFRSIHISSTMSPGITLDKGSVAGL, from the coding sequence ATGGCAAAGTTAAGTAAAAACAAAAAAGCTGCCCTTGGCAAGCTCGATCGCCAGAAAGAGTACAGCCTGGAAGAAGCAGCACAACTGGTAAAGGAAATCACCTTCACCAAGTTCGATGCCTCTGTAGACATTGATGTGCGCCTGGGTGTTGACCCGCGTAAAGCCGATCAGATGGTACGCGGCGTTGTATCGCTGCCTCATGGCACTGGTAAAGAAGTTCGCGTTTTAGCACTTGTTACCCCTGATAAAGAAGCCGAAGCCAAAGAAGCCGGTGCTGATTTTGTAGGGCTCGACGAGTATATCTCTAAAATTGAAGGTGGCTGGACAGATGTAGACGTTATCATCACCATGCCTACTGTAATGGCTAAAGTTGGTAAACTTGGCCGTGTGCTTGGTCCGCGTGGTCTGATGCCTAACCCTAAGTCAGGCACTGTAACCATGGATGTTGCCAAGGCTGTGAAAGAGGTAAAGCAGGGTAAAATCGACTTTAAAGTTGATAAAACCGGTATCATTCACGCCAGCATTGGTAAAGTATCTTTTACCCCGGATAAAATCGTGGAAAATGCACGTGAAATGCTGAATACGATTTCCCGTCTGAAGCCTTCTTCGGCCAAAGGCACGTATTTCAGAAGCATTCACATCTCAAGCACCATGAGCCCAGGTATCACTTTAGATAAAGGTTCTGTAGCAGGATTATAA
- a CDS encoding 50S ribosomal protein L11 (COG0080 Ribosomal protein L11), with protein sequence MAKEVTGYVKLQVKGGSANPSPPIGPALGSKGLNIMEFCKQFNARTQDKMGQVLPVVITVYSDKSFEFVIKTPPAAVLLMDAIKKKGGSAEPNRIKVGNVSWDQVRQIAETKMQDLNAFEVESAMRMVAGTARSMGITVSGEAPWETA encoded by the coding sequence ATGGCTAAGGAAGTAACCGGATATGTAAAACTGCAGGTTAAAGGCGGGTCAGCCAACCCGTCGCCTCCGATAGGTCCTGCACTAGGTAGTAAAGGCTTGAACATCATGGAGTTCTGTAAGCAGTTTAATGCAAGAACCCAGGATAAGATGGGACAGGTATTGCCGGTAGTGATTACCGTATATTCTGATAAATCTTTTGAATTCGTGATCAAGACTCCACCCGCAGCTGTGCTGCTGATGGATGCTATCAAAAAGAAAGGTGGTTCAGCAGAGCCTAACCGTATAAAAGTTGGCAATGTAAGCTGGGATCAGGTTCGCCAGATCGCAGAAACCAAAATGCAGGATTTAAATGCATTTGAGGTTGAGTCGGCCATGAGAATGGTGGCAGGCACTGCAAGAAGCATGGGTATCACAGTATCAGGCGAAGCACCTTGGGAAACAGCTTAA
- a CDS encoding transcription antitermination protein nusg (COG0250 Transcription antiterminator), translated as MNELKWYVLRVVSGQEKKIKTYLENEVSRQGMQEEVPQILIPAEKVYEMRNGKKRVRERNFFPGYVILSADLNNGEVLHVINSIPGVIGFLGAGEGQSKVPVPLRQTEINRILGKVEEGAVAGEKLETPFIVGETVKVMEGPFSGFTGTVEEVFEERKKLNVTVKIFGRNTPVELNYMQVEKQE; from the coding sequence ATGAACGAACTAAAATGGTACGTACTGCGGGTGGTGAGTGGTCAGGAAAAGAAAATCAAAACCTATCTGGAGAATGAAGTTTCCAGGCAGGGGATGCAAGAAGAAGTTCCTCAGATCCTTATCCCTGCAGAAAAGGTATATGAAATGCGCAACGGAAAGAAAAGAGTCCGCGAGCGTAATTTCTTTCCCGGCTATGTTATTCTATCTGCCGATCTGAACAATGGTGAGGTACTGCACGTCATCAACAGCATTCCGGGCGTAATAGGCTTTTTGGGTGCTGGCGAAGGCCAGAGCAAAGTGCCGGTTCCACTGCGTCAAACAGAAATCAACCGGATCTTAGGTAAGGTAGAAGAGGGAGCAGTTGCAGGAGAAAAACTCGAAACACCGTTCATAGTTGGGGAAACGGTAAAAGTAATGGAAGGCCCCTTCAGTGGTTTCACCGGGACTGTCGAAGAAGTGTTCGAAGAACGCAAAAAGCTTAACGTTACGGTTAAGATCTTCGGCCGGAATACACCGGTAGAGTTAAATTACATGCAAGTAGAAAAACAAGAATAG